The Latilactobacillus sakei subsp. sakei DSM 20017 = JCM 1157 genome includes a window with the following:
- a CDS encoding prepilin-type N-terminal cleavage/methylation domain-containing protein translates to MKKKRNAFTLIEMVIVLAIVALLILLISPNLVAQKQRAEKKTDQALVTTLQTQVELAADEQGHQIKSLDELTDKYISKDQLKHAKEKGITIDSGTVKQK, encoded by the coding sequence ATGAAGAAAAAAAGAAATGCTTTTACATTAATCGAAATGGTAATTGTTCTAGCAATTGTGGCGTTGTTAATTTTATTAATCTCACCAAATTTGGTGGCTCAAAAACAGCGCGCGGAGAAGAAAACCGATCAAGCTTTAGTGACGACTTTACAAACGCAAGTTGAATTGGCTGCCGATGAACAAGGTCATCAAATTAAGAGTCTAGATGAATTAACGGATAAGTATATTTCAAAAGACCAATTAAAGCACGCAAAGGAGAAGGGGATTACAATTGATAGCGGCACGGTTAAGCAAAAATGA
- the comGD gene encoding competence type IV pilus minor pilin ComGD gives MIAARLSKNEGFTLIEMCVVLAIVSLLSWLPIYQIKQYRAQQAEQLFLHQFETSWDAARQYVAIEPRAIRVMWDAPTHAITFKGAGESFRNHQLVLPETLTVSNPAEWHLINITHNKGIKPRTLKLKSTLNNREYQYKVQMMWGVLHVQK, from the coding sequence TTGATAGCGGCACGGTTAAGCAAAAATGAGGGATTTACGTTGATTGAAATGTGCGTGGTCTTAGCAATTGTGAGTCTATTAAGTTGGTTACCGATTTATCAAATTAAGCAATACCGTGCGCAACAGGCTGAGCAGTTGTTTCTACATCAATTTGAAACGAGTTGGGATGCAGCCCGCCAATATGTGGCAATTGAACCGCGGGCGATTCGGGTGATGTGGGATGCACCAACACATGCGATCACATTTAAAGGTGCTGGTGAGTCGTTTAGAAATCACCAACTTGTATTACCAGAAACTTTAACAGTGAGTAATCCAGCCGAATGGCATTTAATTAATATTACTCATAATAAGGGGATCAAACCGCGCACCTTAAAGTTAAAATCAACGCTTAATAATCGTGAATATCAGTATAAAGTCCAGATGATGTGGGGGGTATTACATGTTCAGAAGTAG
- a CDS encoding YebC/PmpR family DNA-binding transcriptional regulator has product MSGHSKWHNIQGRKNAQDAKRGKIFQKLSRELFMAARSGGPDPSSNAALRLIMDKARSANMPKDNIKRAIDKADGSDGANYDEITYEGYAPGGVAVLVHALTDNKNRTSSDVRVAFTRNGGTMGAAGSVAYMFDRRGYIAIAREGLDVDEDQMFEDILEAGADDLQTEEDVFEIYTDPKELANVRDILEKKYTLANAELTMIPQNTTPVDPEKVEQFQRLVDALEDNDDVQDVYTAGELPEEE; this is encoded by the coding sequence ATGTCAGGACATTCAAAATGGCATAATATTCAGGGTCGTAAAAATGCACAAGATGCAAAACGCGGCAAGATTTTCCAAAAACTATCCCGTGAGCTTTTCATGGCTGCGAGAAGTGGCGGTCCTGACCCAAGTTCTAACGCCGCATTACGTTTAATTATGGATAAAGCACGTTCAGCTAACATGCCTAAAGATAACATCAAACGGGCAATTGACAAGGCTGACGGTAGCGATGGCGCGAACTACGATGAAATTACTTATGAAGGCTACGCACCAGGTGGTGTTGCCGTTTTAGTACACGCTTTAACTGACAATAAGAACCGGACAAGTTCAGACGTTCGTGTTGCATTTACTCGTAATGGCGGGACAATGGGCGCTGCTGGTTCAGTGGCTTACATGTTTGACCGTCGCGGTTATATCGCGATTGCACGTGAAGGCTTAGATGTTGATGAAGATCAAATGTTCGAAGACATTTTAGAAGCTGGTGCGGATGATTTACAAACCGAAGAAGATGTGTTTGAAATTTACACAGATCCTAAGGAATTGGCAAATGTCCGTGATATTCTTGAAAAGAAATACACTTTGGCAAATGCTGAATTAACAATGATTCCACAAAATACAACACCAGTTGATCCTGAAAAAGTAGAACAATTCCAACGTTTAGTTGATGCTTTGGAAGACAACGATGATGTTCAAGATGTTTATACTGCTGGTGAACTACCAGAAGAAGAATAA
- the comGA gene encoding competence type IV pilus ATPase ComGA, whose product MSTEEKLTTLLKHCAKHHVQDLYFTPTIGGWRLTERRQSDLVTNQELDKPTGTRYLNRLKYMAGMDISETRRAQTGRSELQLADQTIYLRLATVGDFLNRESLVIRFIYPIGAIYHCDDQQILAQLTQMSRQAGLILFAGPTGSGKTTSLYHLAQQSMSAKMVVAIEDPIEIVAPEFLQLQVNDNAGLSYAELLKISLRLRPDTLIIGEIRDLETAQYAVSAALSGHLVLSTIHARSTRGVVARLLDLGISNLQLRACLTGIAYQSLVTKDDIVQAHYELLTGSDYFSAKEGGCDV is encoded by the coding sequence ATGTCAACTGAAGAAAAGCTAACAACTTTATTAAAGCATTGTGCTAAGCACCATGTGCAAGATCTTTATTTTACACCGACAATAGGTGGCTGGCGCTTGACGGAACGTCGTCAGAGCGATTTGGTCACCAATCAAGAATTGGATAAACCGACTGGAACGCGTTATTTAAATCGACTGAAGTATATGGCGGGGATGGATATCAGCGAGACTCGGCGTGCGCAAACCGGCCGCTCGGAATTACAACTGGCTGACCAAACAATTTATTTACGCCTAGCGACGGTTGGGGATTTTTTAAACCGCGAAAGCTTGGTCATTCGGTTTATCTATCCAATTGGTGCCATTTATCATTGTGATGATCAACAGATCTTGGCGCAATTAACGCAGATGAGTCGACAGGCGGGCTTAATTCTTTTCGCTGGGCCGACTGGTTCTGGTAAAACGACTAGTCTCTATCATCTGGCCCAACAATCAATGAGTGCCAAGATGGTGGTTGCTATTGAAGATCCGATTGAAATTGTTGCACCTGAGTTTTTGCAACTGCAGGTCAACGATAATGCGGGATTGAGCTACGCCGAGCTATTAAAAATTAGTTTGCGATTGCGTCCAGATACGCTGATTATCGGTGAGATTCGCGATTTAGAGACGGCCCAATATGCCGTTTCCGCGGCTTTAAGTGGCCACCTGGTATTGAGCACAATCCATGCTCGAAGTACACGGGGCGTGGTCGCGCGTTTATTGGATCTTGGTATTTCTAATCTGCAATTACGAGCCTGTCTAACGGGGATTGCCTATCAATCATTGGTGACAAAAGACGACATTGTGCAAGCCCATTATGAGTTATTAACTGGTTCAGATTATTTCTCGGCAAAAGAAGGTGGATGCGATGTATAA
- a CDS encoding type II secretion system F family protein, which translates to MYKSRQQAQFYADFLQLLGRLLENGFSLQQAFAFLPIVFPKQRQWLNQVNQALEKGDSLAVSLAHVHFPADYVGQIELTELQGNLGQCLWHLGRIQSIRQKRHREIRGVLAYPLFLLAFLGGLIGLLRHYLLPEIAQITPESNQTGSPLNRIILWGFLLVLVLLIMGSGLFMVYRRLPVLVRLQKAFKWPIIGRDIQQYYHYCLLFDLSTCLQNGLKLTEICALQKQLQQNTWLVTLVAQLEVVLASGQSLDAYLSRSAFFPQSLRLVLAKHNLTQQTTDEITMLANLQYTELQKQLQRKVSWLQPILFILIGLIIICTYLSILLPLYQTMEGIS; encoded by the coding sequence ATGTATAAGTCACGACAACAAGCGCAATTTTATGCCGATTTCTTGCAGTTATTGGGGCGGCTATTAGAGAACGGCTTTTCATTACAACAAGCTTTTGCTTTCTTACCGATTGTCTTTCCAAAACAACGACAGTGGTTAAATCAGGTGAATCAAGCCCTTGAAAAAGGTGACAGTCTGGCAGTCAGTTTAGCGCATGTTCATTTTCCGGCTGATTATGTTGGTCAAATTGAACTAACCGAATTACAAGGTAATCTCGGGCAATGTTTATGGCATTTAGGCCGGATTCAAAGTATCCGCCAAAAGCGCCATCGAGAAATACGGGGGGTACTAGCTTATCCGTTATTTCTTTTGGCTTTTTTAGGGGGCTTAATCGGTTTATTACGCCATTATTTATTACCTGAGATTGCCCAGATAACGCCCGAGTCAAACCAGACAGGCTCGCCGCTGAATCGCATCATATTGTGGGGCTTTTTGTTAGTGCTAGTCCTTTTGATAATGGGCAGCGGTCTTTTTATGGTTTACCGCCGGTTACCGGTTTTAGTTCGATTACAAAAAGCGTTCAAGTGGCCAATCATTGGGCGTGATATTCAGCAGTATTATCATTATTGTTTATTATTTGATTTGAGCACTTGTCTGCAAAACGGGCTCAAGTTAACAGAAATTTGTGCTTTACAGAAGCAACTGCAACAAAATACATGGCTGGTGACCTTGGTAGCACAATTGGAAGTCGTACTCGCTTCAGGGCAATCATTGGATGCTTATCTTAGTCGCTCTGCATTTTTTCCACAGTCGTTACGATTGGTATTAGCTAAGCATAATCTCACGCAACAGACGACCGATGAGATCACCATGCTAGCTAACCTGCAGTATACGGAACTACAGAAGCAATTACAGCGGAAAGTGAGCTGGTTACAACCTATTTTATTTATCTTAATTGGGCTCATTATTATTTGTACGTATCTCAGTATTTTATTACCGCTGTATCAAACAATGGAGGGAATTTCATGA